A segment of the Lagopus muta isolate bLagMut1 chromosome 8, bLagMut1 primary, whole genome shotgun sequence genome:
ATTTTAGCCTGGACCATCAACACGGGTATATATTTATCCAAAGTCTCATCATACTCATTAACAGCCTTTTTTACAGCTTCATCATCCCAGTTTTGCCTAGCTTCCTGTATTTGCTTTGTgagtttcctcagctgctcgGTCAGCATCCCTGCTGCGTCATCCAGCTTGTGGAAAGCCTCCtcaggggcagtctgacaagtAATAACAGCATCCAAGAAATTGTACAAGTAAGGTGTGAGTAGTTTGTAGGTTAGATGGGCGTTCTCTGCCAGCACGTCAGCTGCCAAGTCGTAGTACTGATGCTTGCAGTAGAGGAGCAGCAAGTTTCCGAAGGTTTCTGGTGGGCAGGGgttctgcagcaaaagaaactgcagtttctcaAAGCCCTCTGTGGGCTGGGTGTCCATGTTTATTAGCGCTTGGTTGTGGAGCGTGACCGGGTCCAGCTCCTCCTCGGCTCTCGGCGGCATATCGGTGAGCGCCTCCTGGGCCGCCTTCAGGTTGTGCAGCTGGTACTCGATGGCAGCCTTCAGGTTGAAGGCCTCCACCAGGGCCGTGCGGTGCAGGAGCAGGGTGTTGCCCACGCTGCGCACGTCGATGCCCTCGGTGGTCATGCCCACGCTGAGCTCGGGGTGCTGGTGGATGCCACGCTCGATTATATCGGAGATGTGCTTGAGGGCAGGGGCGTACTGCTTGGTGGCATAGCAGCAGAGCGCCATGTTGTAGGACAGCTCCGGGCAGTAGCCCAGCACCTGCATGGCACCTGCAAACTTCCCGCCGGCCTCTTCGTGCCGCCCCTGCCGGTACAGCAGACAGCCCAGGTTGATCTCGGCGTCTGCCCGCTCCGAGGGGTCCTCGGCCGTCCCGAGGCCGCTGTCTGCGGCCAGCGCCTCTTCCACCAGGCTCTTGGCCGCCGCCAGGTCGCCCTGCGCGTAGTGGACGGCGGCCTGGAGGCGCAGGGCCCGGCCCTGGTAGGCGGGCCGGTCCAGCAGCGGGCTGGCGGCCCGCAGCGCTTCGGCGTACAGCCCGGCCTTGTAGAGGGCCTGCGCCAGGTACAGGCGGTACGCGTCGAGCTCGGggtgcagggccaccagctgCTCGTAGCACTCGGCCGCCGCGGCGAAGTCCTGCAGCTGGTAGTAGCAGTAGCCCATCAGCGAGAGGCCGCCCCGCGAGcggctgctcctctgcagctcgCGGCTCAGCAGCGCCGTCGCCTCCCCGAAGCGTCCGGCACGGATCAGCCCGTACACCGCGGCCGTGTACTGCCCGTCGGGCACCGGCGCAGCCCCCATAGCTGCCGCGCCGGAAGCAGGCGATGGGCGAAGCCGTGCGGCGCCCCTCGCTGCCGTGGCAACGGCCTCCGCGCCGGAAGTACTCCCGCGCCGGAAGCGGGCTATAGGCTCGGCGCGGGGCGCGCTGGGAGTTGTAGTGCGGCGCGCCGAGGCAGGAGTCGGCCCGGGCCGTTTCGCGTGGGCTGTGGGGCTCCACGCTGCGCCGGTACCTCCTGCGGGGACGGCCCGTAGGCTGGGCCACCCTTCCGCCCAGCGCCCGCAGGCCGTGAATTGCCACACAATTCTAATCAAGACAGACCTAAGCCACTAAAAGGCTTTCTGTACCCCCAAGCGCAGCTCGTGCTTCCGTGCAAACCGCTGCAGGGGCTGAATTCAGCTGCTAAACAAACGTACGCCATCTCTGGCCTCTGTACTTAGCGGCACGGATCTGATCACCGACTTGGAGCAGCTGCCTCCAGTCACCGAGAATCGCCATCATCTGTCACTCTGGGGAAAACGGCTTCCTCTGCTCACCCTGCTCAGCTCTCTGGAAAGGCCGAAGCACCAGGGCAGCGGTGTGCTACCCTCACTGGCCTCGTCTGCGCTCTAGCAGCAGGGAACGGAAGAGATGTGTAGCTAGGGTTAGGACAGGGCTGCACCAAGGTGGAGGCACTGGAAAATGCAGCTGTGTCCGCCCCTCAGGCACACCGGGCAGCATGGGATGGGGAGAAGTGGATCTGAGTGAATCAGGACTTGCTGCTGTGGGAGTGCTGAGCCTGGATGCTGCTGTTTGACTGTGCTGGTGAgggggctgtgggctgcagctgtgctctgtgcagcaccagATGCATACGAGTGCCGGATGCCCGTGACTGCATGCTTTTATGTCccctctgccttcccagcatttcttcttctcctcctcattGTTTATTACAGTGCTTTCAAGCCTCTGCTGTGTGCTAATTACTGGTAGCAGTGCTAAGTAGGTTCTCAGTGCCAGAACGAGATGGGTTTGCCATGGCTGCATCCTTGTTTTTCTAGCAGCTGTGACGCAAATGAGACCTTACGCCAGATAAAGAAATTGTATTATCTATATTTGCCTGCGTTCTGTTTTCCCCCTTGTGCTTTATCTTTTAAGCAGtaaactgaaatgtttaataATAATATCCACATCAGCTAGAATAGATCTCTTGTCCTTAAAATACTACCTAGAGCTGAATGTTTTCCTCAGTTCATTATTTCCTGAAgctgagaagaacaaaaagtaaaattaaataaatttactgatatacattttttccaaatcttttttttttttttttttaataaatcttcAGTAATAGCCTTAAGTATTTCTGAGCAGTTACACTGTAAGAGAAAGCCTTAAGTTAAACATGTAACCTTGGGACACAAGATGGGAAGTACTTTATTGATGCACTGTACTCTGTGAATATGAAATTTCCCTTTTACAATACATTAAGAGCTTAAATTTGTGAAAGCTGATGGAAGGATGTTTGTATCTTAATAGAATATGACAGCTCTCCTACTTCAAAGGAGTagatcaaatattttcttacttttctgaAATTGCTTATTTCAGCAGTAATTTTTCATTGGAGGGAAGTAGATATGGTGTTTCTATTGAGTAGTGCTACATCTGGTGTCACTGACTTGTACTAATGTATGTGATTTCTATACAAGTAAATAGTTCTGTTGAGGTCTTTGGCCTGATCTGGTTTCTGGTCGTTCCCTAATAGTGCCAAGCACAGCGGGTGAAGTTAGGTTTCTTCCCAGGAATGACTGCTGCAAGGTCATGTTTCAAAAGTTATATTTGAGCTGTTTGGTTCCATGTGTTTTCATTGTTCTTCTATTTGTGTGATTCACAAATCAATATATACAGCTCTGATTCATCCTGACGAGTCACTttcaatgaaacaaacaaaagtcaaaatcacaggaaaaattaagtgatttatttatttattttttagagagAGCAATAAAACCAAATTGTTAATTTcaaaaacatgctttaaaaagcTCAATCAGCGTTGTTTGATCTACTAAAGCAAAACAATGAGGGAAATGATCTTAaaatgcagaagggaaaaagggggCAAGGATATTTATTGTGCATTTTCAAAAGTAAGTAGGATCCACTTTCATTAGAAAGTGCACACACTGCTTGTGTGCATGTGTCTGTTGTTGCCCATACATGAAGGTTCAAAGCTCACAGTGGTACTCTCCACTCTACTGTAAGATGCAGTTTCCAACACGCTTATAAATTGGTAATTAAATATGAGATattctaagaaagaaaagatatagATCAATACACAGTACAGATTTCAATACTGTCACATTCAGATAATGAAAATCTCTCATTTCACCTGCTATTTAcctcaaattctgttttcttagaAACCATTCACACCATTTTACTATTGAAATAATCAGTTTCTTTGACAAAgccaatgaaaaaaaagaagtcttactcttacattttctttcccagatcTTTCTAAGCATTGTGTCTATTAATATTTTACATGGCCTTAAAATAAACCTGTCTTAAAATTGCACTCAATGCGTAAACTGTCTGTAACTCCGATTGCTTAACTGTAcgaagggaaaaataaatatttggcCTGTAGACTGAAACACTCCCATTTTTCTATTAGGATCAATTAGTCTAAATATTACAAATTATCTTAGGCACTGCTGGTTgcagttttcaaaagcagtttgtgAATACTAGTATTGGCTTTTGCTGATAACTACAGGCACATTATGAAATAGCAGTGCACTATAAGGAGGATATAGAGCAATTAGCAAGGACACCAGTCCCAAGAATGCAGCTGCTATACCAAGGACACCATCTGAATGAATACCTGAGCTAAAAAGAAACACACTCATCTACGCTCTAGTTATTTTCAGCAGGGTACTAAACATACTAATGACCTTCTCAGCAAGATCCCTGGTCTGGCAAAGGAGAGCAAGCTGGCTAAGACAGAGCTGCATGGGGAGTTACGTGTCTGATTGCCACATTAGGCATCCAGATTAAACTTTCATGAGGTACTGTTGCCTAACCTTGTATGTGACACCAAACTGTCCTGCCAGAAGCAGCTGTCTAGGTCTTGATCGAGTTAggaagttttattttgcttgtggGTCCTAGGCTGGAAGAAAGGCCTGATCAGAGTTTTGGGGCAAACTGTCTTTTATGGCTAGTACCTCTTGGTTGTCTCATTCTCAGGAGGTGGGAAATCCTTCTTCTGTCTGCTCCATAGGAGAGTCTCCAGTTCAAGTTCTCTGAGCCTTGGGCAGTACTTGGTTTCCTGGTGGGGTCGCAGAGTTGTACTGCTGGGCTCTTCTTTAACCTAGGAGGATGCACACTGGAGCCCCTCCTGAGCTCTTCTACCAATGCTTTTTTGCCTTGTGCAGCTCCCCAGGCATGAAGCAGGAACCTATACAGCTGACTGTCCCATCTCCTCGATAAGCATGAGTAAAGGGCTTCAGCAGGAGGGCAGAAACAGGCTGCCCTTGTGCCTCCTCCTGGGGAGCAAGGTGCACCTGTAGTTTGAAGCTCGCTCTGAATCAAACAGGATCTGAATGCCAGTTATCTTCCTGATTGTCCTAGGTGATGCTATAGCGTTTagatcttttcttccttcttgagGAAGGGTTCATTTTGGTAAGCAGTCTCACAAGTGGGAATCCTGAGTGGAAATGCTGCCTGGCCTGAACTATTTTTGAAGACTGCATTAGAACTAAACTGAATCAGAGCACCTTTGAGGAGAATGCAGCTCCTATGGATGCACCTTGTGCTAACTCCATTTTAGCACTGTAGTTGCAAATTCTTGAGTCCCTGTTGCAGGCAAAATTTCCACTGACAGCAGGGGCAGAGAAGTTGAGGACTCCTCTGTCACTGAGCCACTGCATGTGGTGGGTATCTGCAGGGGGAGGCCAAGCAGCAATCTCCCAGCACTGGCCTAGGTAACAGTGGGATCTCGGTCCTGCTTGCCTTTgtcctcaccctgctggcccTGTGCTTTATATGCAACCATGGAGCCTATCTCATGCGTTGTGATCTTGTGCATTGGGCagggaaaggagggggaaaaaaaaaaaaaaaaaaaaggaattcagaCTTCATAATCCCCAGTCATCTcatctgtgctgtgtgtgtctCAGGACAGTGTCAAAACTGACCAAATTGCTGGAAGAATGTTTTGGAGTCAGAATGAAAAGCACATACAGTGTCTGCCTATAAAGCTTGTAAGCACTCATTAATAACTGTTTTCTATCCTTTTCAATATGAGAAACTTGAAATATGGTTCTTTTTTGCTTCCATGAAgagttttccttctctctccaaaATGTGGATCTTTTGCTGATTCCTAAGctgtatatatattaaaaaaaagcttttataaaataatagtaTTGAACTGTGTAACTTTCAGACACCAAATTCTGCTCTGTGATATGCTGCTGTGACCCCCCTgatttcagcagggctgcctcATTTTGCCTGAGAACAATTTGATAAAGATCTAACTGtgctctctcattttcttccttgtgatGGAGGAACAGAACCATAACATTAGTCAGCACTTTCTGGATTTTGACCCACAATAGCCAAGCTACCCAAAGACAGGAGAAATAGATGGAGGCAATTACAAACAGTCACTTGATTGATGGTTGACATTGTTAGAGCTTCAGCTGGATGTCAGGTGGTGCAGTGCTGAATTCCCATCACTGCCGTGGGAGTTGCCATGGGCAACAGCGCACTGAAGCCaataaaaaggagaggaaacGAGGGGAAACTCAACCTTGGGGGAAGCTTCAGGATATGTGCTGTAAATTATGTTACACGTAGCAATATGCGATATCAAAATTCAGGAAAGCTCTGTGTACCAGCCAGCAGTACTGTGTCAGTTCCTGGTGTCTGCTTCCCCCATAAAGTATGCATTACAAGTTACACATGTCTTGCTGTTTACTATCCTGCATCTATCTTtattcaggaaagaaaaaaacctggtAAAATAATAGCAGAAGCATTTCCATTTGATGTGTACGTTCATTGCTGtgcattctgtatttctgctccTATGCAGCTTCATTGGATAGAGAAGGTGATGTGGTTCAGTTGCATGGTAACAGGTTGGTTTGTAAGGCTACTGAAACTTCCACCTATTCTCCTGTACACGTGATTGGTAGCACAGAGgactttggttttgttttgagctGTGTTTTTACTTAAGGGAGCGCTCAGCAgatttgttgtttctgtttgacTGTCAGACAGATGTCAGCTTTTCAAAGGTGCTAAGGACTCCTTTTCCCAGGGAAGCAGGGAGGCTCTTTCTGGCATTCACTTGGTTGAGCCAGGTTCTGGTTTCTGTGAAGCTGGTGCCAGTTCAAGGTTATTCAATGAAGCAAAGGAACATCATCGCAGGTGTAAAATGTAGCCAAATTCAGCTTTAATTTTGGTTGCCAGACAAGCATATATTCACTATGGCATTTTCAATGAGTACAAAGGCTTTTCTTCTCCCATGAATGGGAACTCTTAAGAGCTGCAACATGACTCCTCTTGGGTCCCATCACACAGCAGAGAAGGCGTCCTCAGTTCAGATGCCATAGCTTTGCTGCACTAGTGATCTGTGCACTAATGGAAGGAGACCAACTTTCACATAGTATCAGTGTCATCACACAGAGCTGAACGCATTTGGTTTTGTGACCTATTGGTTTTCATTGAACTTTAAAGAACCCCTCTACCACAGATGTTTATGTGTGAGCCTAGCGCTGTGCTAGCTGTAATAACATCATCTTAAAGTGTACTGAGAGTACTGCAAGAAAAGTAAGAGGTAGTCAGTTCAGTATGATAATATTCTTTGACTttaccattttaaaatattcatttccaCTGCAAATTATACTGGAGAGGTTCATCCATGGTCCAGTTTTCAATTTAATATAAACCTGAAGCATAAGGCAGcagatttcctttttattctatATTCATTGAAGCCCATTACTTTTTCCCTTAGGGTACactgtaaatttaaaaaaaaaaaaaaaaaaaaaaagtgctaaaggtgtatttaaaaaaaaaaaaacaaaaccaacctcTAAAATTAGCatgcagtattttgttttaatgcaagCTTCCCCTTGCTGAGAAATTTACTGCATTGTTAATATGAATTTCTCAGGGAAGCAGGGACAGATtggtatttttaaagataataaagtttgtttttaaatgtagcaAAGGTAGGCAATTCTAAAGGCCCTGATCAATCACTAAGAAGCGTTGTTgtaaaaaaatacttctttagAATACAAAGCAGGCTTCTCAGAACATCTAGGCataaaagaggaaggaagagaggaacaTCACAAAAGCAGGCATAATGGATTCATAACTGTACTGAAGAGATGCAAAACAACAATGCAATTACATACTATTGtgttttcctgcagctccttgcatATGAATTGACCACCTCATATTGCAGTTCTGCTCtgtattattaattttattaagtTGTGAGTTCTTATATTTCAGTCTGTTGTCagttttacagatttttatggTAGCAGCTGAAATGTAGCAGAGCTGAATGAATGTTTCTTGTGCTAAGTCGTTCTTGTCGCTTTGGAAACCAGTGTAATCTTGCTGCAGGCCTTCCCTTCAGAAGGCAAGTAATAGCAAACCAGGCTGCCATCAAGATACCATCCGATCAATTAAGCATAtctgtgaaaatgtttctttaaaaaaaataaataaataaataaaaaaatggtGTGCCAAAGCTTTTGAAATCCTTTCAGACGGCTTTTATCATAAATAGACACTGACATTTGCAGGCTTAATTTATGTCTTTGAGAGACATGGTAAAGGTagaggaaaaggaggatgaGGATGCTGCCTGAGAAGGAAGTCTTTGTTGGTGCAACTCCTCCCATTTACCTCTATTTACTGCCACAGAGTCCAGCATAGGCTTCAGTTTCACATTCAGCTTCACAAGACACTGGATaaaaatagagaggaaaaaaagttagtATTTCCAGTCTGCTGATGGATGGTCCAGGGAGTTACATGATAAAAGGAACCTGATCTGCACTGTGCCCTCACCCTTCTCACCTCCAGTTGTAAATTCTTTGTAGGtaaagcttttcatttcatttgggATTTCTTTATCTTATACTCATTTGACCTGAGGCTTTAAGTAATCCaccaaaaatgtcaaaaaaacaaacaaacaaaaaaacacataaagTGGCAAAACTGCTGTTCAACTACTTTGGCTTTCTTGTAGGCCTTGAAGATGGTCCTTCTGAAGCATCCCCAGTGTCTGGGGCTTCCTGCTTGCTGCCTATGAACTAGTGAGAAGGCAAGgagttttgttgttggtttttttttttttctctgctttaaatAGCAGGTTTAACAACAGCTAGTTTAAATGGCCCCCAGAGCCCACACACCACTAAGAACTGAATGTTTTATTGCTAGCTTGCAAACCATGTAGTTTGGCTAGCTATTGAAGTAAGTCTTGGTAAATTTTTAATTGAGCTATTATATGATAATTAAGGGTTAATGGTCTGATCTTAAGATGTGCTGAAAAAGTGCAATTTCAGTTGACTTCAGTAGGAAATATGAATGCTCAGCACTTCTGTAAAATCATGCCGTGAGTAAGTAGCTGATTTGTGTGGAAGTTAaagcaaatttaattaaaattatttgctgaGAGTGTGGTGAGGACCTACGCAACCTTGGGCCTGGAGTAAGAGGCAAAGCTGACAGTGGTCTCTGCCATGGACAGTACTGCTCTCTGGTGGCATTCATGCTATTTTTGGGATGGCTGTGTGTGAGTAACACTCCTATCACCAGACCTCACGGTTCCCTCTTTTGAGCACCATATTCCAGACTGTTACGTATTCCCCAAACCTGGTTTAATTGAATCAAAAATGGAGGGGAGTAATGCATGCTAGACCTCTCTAAGGATCTCACTGCTGTTGTCCTTGATGCCTGTACTGCCTCTGCCAACACTGCAGGCATTCTCATTTTGATGGCAACTTAGCAGATCCTTTCCGTGTGTGTGCAAAGCTAGCATCCATCTCCTAAGCTTGCTGGTAGGAGACGACAAGCCTTCGATGTGCATGTCTGCATCTCACCCCACAACCAAGGGTGCCAGGAGGACTGTGGGTGCCTGAGATGCTGAAGCCAACTGGCtatgcactgcctgcagccataGACACCCAAAGCCCTAGGAGACCAGAAGCAGTATATCTCTTTACAGCTACCTGAAAGAAGATTGTGGAGAGCTGTGAGTTGTTCTCTCCTCCAGCATAACTAGTGATAAGATGAAAGGGaatagcctcaagttgtgccacaggaggttcaggctggatattaggaaaaatgtcttctctgaaagagtggtgaggtattggaacaggctgccctggcaGGTGATTGAGTCgccttccctggaggtgctcaggaaatgtttagatgttgtactaaaggacatggtttagtggtggaaatactgctgattggtggatggatggactagatgatcttggaggtgttttccaaccttgatgattctatgattctaagcagCTGCACCCCATAATCACTGAATCTTATGAGCTGTAAAGTCCgaaaataaattgtttgttAGAAATGTATGCATAACCAGATAAATAACCAGAATGGTTAACTAATAACATTAACTGTGATGAAAATAAGTCAAGAGGAATATTTTAGAAGGAATAAACCATGTCTTTGATATTCAGTTTTACCACAGTACAAGCAATTAATTCTATGGAATGCTGACAAAATATAtagtgtaattttaaaaaactttattttgttCTACACTAATTTAGATTAGGGCTACTCAAAAGTGCAGATTTTGCACTTACTCCATGAAATATCTTTATTCAGACATTGATTTGATGTTCAAACCGCTGCTTCTGGATTTAGTATCCTTTCACTTCAAGACTCTTTCATTCTGATCTAGTCTTTTAATTAAACCAACTACTATAATTCCTATGGaaattagcttttatttttcttccagttacCAAAGCATTTCAGTAGGACTTTTCTGGTACAAAGTACACAAATTGGATTTTACTTCTGCTTGAGATGTAATTAAAAACTCATTTGATTGCTATATTTCTGGctctgttttaattattaaacaCCAGTaatcaattttcttttatgaagCTTTTGGGAAATTATCTCAAAAGCAACACATTTCTCTCCCTTCTGGCAGGTTCTTGACCATTTACTGAATTACATTCAGAGCACCTGCTCCTGATCTGGATTAAATCACCAATTTATTCCTAAAGCTATTTAGGTTTATTTGGCTGTAACCTAGTCAGGGTTTTCTGCCTCCTGGCTGCACTTTTTACTTTCGATTTTATTGCACAAAAGCCTCTTGATGTACTGCTCTTCCATGCCTCTATTTTTGATGCATGCCTTGTACAAACTGCTTTGCTAGTGATCTGTCTAATTTGCTACTCAGCTTCTTAGGCCCAATTTATTCTTCACTTCAATATGAAGAGGTTTGGTCTTCAACAGCTGTCTGACATAGGATACTTCCAAATAATGCTGAAGCTTTGGAAATGGCCCTTTTCCTCAATTCTCTGTGGTGCAGC
Coding sequences within it:
- the TTC30B gene encoding tetratricopeptide repeat protein 30B; the encoded protein is MGAAPVPDGQYTAAVYGLIRAGRFGEATALLSRELQRSSRSRGGLSLMGYCYYQLQDFAAAAECYEQLVALHPELDAYRLYLAQALYKAGLYAEALRAASPLLDRPAYQGRALRLQAAVHYAQGDLAAAKSLVEEALAADSGLGTAEDPSERADAEINLGCLLYRQGRHEEAGGKFAGAMQVLGYCPELSYNMALCCYATKQYAPALKHISDIIERGIHQHPELSVGMTTEGIDVRSVGNTLLLHRTALVEAFNLKAAIEYQLHNLKAAQEALTDMPPRAEEELDPVTLHNQALINMDTQPTEGFEKLQFLLLQNPCPPETFGNLLLLYCKHQYYDLAADVLAENAHLTYKLLTPYLYNFLDAVITCQTAPEEAFHKLDDAAGMLTEQLRKLTKQIQEARQNWDDEAVKKAVNEYDETLDKYIPVLMVQAKIYWDMKNYTMVEKIFRKSVEFCNEHKVWKLNVAHVLFMQENKYKEAISFYEPIVKKHYDNILNVSAIVLANLCVSYILTSQNEDAEELMRKIEKGEEQLSYDDPDKNIYHLCIVNLVIGTLYCVKGNYDFGISRVIKSLEPYNKKLSTDTWYYAKRCFLSLLENMSKHMIMLRDSVIQECVQFLKQCELYGRNIPVVIEQPLEENRMHSGKNTVTYEARHLRALMYKIVGWTA